The nucleotide sequence AGAGTCACTTTTGGTGAGTTCTTCAGGGTGTTGTAAAGTTCCATGGCTTTTGCAGGGCTGTCGACAGGGGTGCCGTCGACAGACTTAATGACGTCCATTCTTTGGATGCCAAGTTGTTCGTAAATGCTGCCTGGTTGCATGTCCAAAATGCGGAAACCGTTGATGTTGCCGGTGCCGGGCTCACGATTTGGAACCGCACGGGCTTGCATCAGAATGCTGGACAGATCGTTGGTGTATTTCAATAGGTCTGCACGTTTGATCACGAAGTTGTTGTCGCTGACTTTTTGGACTTCTTTGCCGGAATCACCTGTTGATTTGCCAGCGCCGAAAGCGACTTTGCCGCCTTCTTTTTTCATTTCGATGTATTCAAGACGGTTTGAATTCAGATTGCGGAATACCACCTTTTGGCGTTCCACTTTCATGATTTCAGCCATGCCTTCGATCTGTTTGCCGGGGCTGTAAGAAACCACACCTTGCTTGCCGCGAATTTCAATGGCGGCCAGGGATTTTTCAGGGTTGGAATGCACCAAAGTTCCGATCAGATTCAAAGGCAATTGCGACGGAACCGGATCTGCTTCGCGTTGGGCTTCTGCGCCTTTGGATTTGTCCACCAGCGCATCCGGAATCACACCGCTGGAAGCAAAGATGTTACGACTGGTGATAGAGTTGTAAGCACCACG is from Bdellovibrio bacteriovorus str. Tiberius and encodes:
- the gspC gene encoding type II secretion system protein GspC gives rise to the protein MTSRNSKNQRPPLEKWYPYILFAFIGYCVADLGILAYRDKMLPQSAPPSHPKSSQFEAGVSRGAYNSITSRNIFASSGVIPDALVDKSKGAEAQREADPVPSQLPLNLIGTLVHSNPEKSLAAIEIRGKQGVVSYSPGKQIEGMAEIMKVERQKVVFRNLNSNRLEYIEMKKEGGKVAFGAGKSTGDSGKEVQKVSDNNFVIKRADLLKYTNDLSSILMQARAVPNREPGTGNINGFRILDMQPGSIYEQLGIQRMDVIKSVDGTPVDSPAKAMELYNTLKNSPKVTLQVERNGKNETMTYNIQ